A stretch of DNA from Roseovarius faecimaris:
ACCGGTCAGGTGGCCAGCGGACGCGAAAGCTCGGGCGCGGCCCGGGTGCAGAGCGGCGGCTCGCTGTTTGACATCTTCAAGGGCGGATCGGGCGAAGTGAAGGTCAACCGCTTCCTGTGGACGGCCTCGCTGGAGGTACTCAACTTCCTGCCCATCGAATCGGCCGATCCCTTCACCGGCGTGATCAGCACCGGGTATGGCCGCCCGCCCGGCGGGGGCCGCGCCTATCGCGCCACCGTGCTGATTTCCGATCCGGCGCTGGATGCGCGTTCGCTCAATGTGGCGCTGCAAACCAGCGGCGGCGTGCCCGTCGCCGCAGGCACCCAGCGCGCTGTCGAAGATGCGATCCTGAACCGGGCCCGCCAATTGCGCATTCAGGCTGGCCGGTACTGATCCGGCGCGTCAGCCTTTAACGCCGCACCCGCCCGTCCCGGGTCCGACCGGGACGTCAGCCCTGATTGGTCGGCATCCGCATCAGCGCCTCCACCCACTCCAGCTGTCGCGGCAGGCAGATATCGTTAAGCTCGTATTGCTCGACCATCAGCGCCCGTGCCGCGCGGCCCAGCCGCGCGCGCTGTTCCGGGTCGTCGAGCAGCTCGCAAACCGTCTCCACCAGAGCACCGGTATCGAAGAAATCGACCAGCCGCCCGGTTTCCCCATCGCTCAGCACCTCGCGCACCGGGGCCGTGTCCGAGGCCACGATCGCCGCCTCACAGGCCATCGCCTCCATCAGCGACCAGCTCAGCACGAAGGGGTAGGTCAGGTAGACATGCACGCGGGAGACCTGCAACAGCCTGAGGAACTGGTCATAAGGGATGCGCCCCAGGTAATGCACCCGCGCCCAATCGGCATCTGAAATCTGGCCGCGCACCTCGTCGATGAAGATCTGCTTCCAGGTCGTGCCCTTCGCGGGGCGCGCGCCATAGCTCACATCGTCGCCGCCCACGATCAGCACCTTCGCCTCGGGCCGCCGCTTGAGCAGCTCGGGCAGCGCCCGCATGAAACGGTGATAGCCGCGATAGGGCTCCAGATTGCGGTTGATGAAAGTGATCACCTCATCCTCTCGGGTCACATCCACCTGTCCCTCGATGCTCAGCCGCACCTCCGGATCGGGGCGCGCCGTGCGGGTGTCGATCCCGTCATGGCTCACGGTGATCTTGTCGCGGAAGGGCTGCGGAAAGGTGTCGGCCTGAAACCGCGTCGGGCTGATGCCGGCATCCGCCAGGGGGAAGTGGATGTGGTTGTTCAGGTTCTTCAGCCTTATGCGCAGCGGGGCGGTGTCGCTTGGCATCTCGAATTCCGGGTCGAAATGCAGATGCGGGTAGTCCGACAAATGATAAAGCTCGCAATAAAGGCCCATCCGTGCCTCCGGCCAGACATCGCGCAGGAACATCGACTCGCCCCAGCCCGGATGCGCCAGGATCAGATCGGGGGTGAAACCGTCATCCCGCATCTTGCAGGCCGCGCGATAACACGCTTCGCCGCGCGTCACCTTGGTGTCGAGGTCCACGATCCAGGGGTGCACATTCTGACCCGTGCGATTGGGCAGCGCATAGGGCACCAGCCGCACCCCTTTCCAATTGCCCGGCTCCTTCACCCTGAGTGTCAGCGCCACGCAGTCATGCCCACGGGCGGCCAGGAGCGGGGCCAGATGCTTGTACTGACCCGGGAAATTCTGGTGGATGAACAGGATTTTCATGGTCTGCGGTGCTCGATTTATCGTTTTGCCCGGTTATAGGCCGCTCTGCACGCTCTGCAAAGGCCCGCTTTGCTCTGGACCATAGCGCGTGTGCAGCCTATCACGCGTCAGGCAAAGACGAAGACAAGAGTAAGGGACACGGGGATCATGCAGCGCTACACCGCCGCCGAGATCGAAGCGAAATGGCAAGAGGCCTGGGACAAGGCCGGCGTGTTCAAGGCCGAGCGCACGGGCGACAAGCCCAAATATTACGTGCTCGAGATGTTCCCCTATCCCTCGGGGCGTATCCATATGGGCCATGTGCGCAACTACACGATGGGCGACGTGATCGCGCGCCACAAGCTCGCCACCGGGCACAATGTGCTGCACCCGATGGGCTGGGACGCCTTCGGCATGCCCGCCGAAAACGCCGCAATGGCCAGCGGCGGCCATCCGAAAACCTGGACCTATGACAACATCGCCGACATGCGCGCGCAGATGACGCCGCTCGGTCTGTCGATCGACTGGTCCCGCGAGTTCGCCACCTGCGACCCGGAATATTACGGCCAGCAGCAGGCGCTGTTCCTCGATTTCCTCGATAAGGGCCTCGTCTACCGCAAGAACGCCGTGGTCAACTGGGACCCCGTGGATATGACCGTGCTGGCCAATGAACAGGTGATCGACGGCAAGGGCTGGCGCTCGGGCGCGGATGTGGAAAAGCGCGAGCTGACACAGTGGTTCTTCAAGATCTCCGATTTCTCCGAGGAACTGCTCGAAGCCCTCGACACCCTCGACAACTGGCCCGCCAAGGTGCGGCTCATGCAGGAAAACTGGATCGGCAAATCGCGCGGGATCGAAATCCCCTTCCAGCGCACCGATGGTGGGGAGGCGATCGTCTGCTACTCGACCCGCCCCGACACGATGCGCGGCGCCAGCTTCATCGCCATCTCGCCCGAGCATCCCGTCAGCCGGGCGCTGGCTGAGGACAACGCCGAACTGGCCGCCTTCATCGCCGAGACCCGCAAGATGGACACGACCGAAGCGGCGATGGAAAAGGCCGAGAAGAAAGGGATCGATACCGGCATCACCGTGCAGCATCCGGTTTACCCCGACAAAACGCTGCCCGTCTGGGTCGGCAACTTCGTCCTGATGGATTACGGCACGGGTGCTGTCTTCGGCTGTCCGGCCCATGACCAGCGCGACCTCGACTTCGCCCGCAAATACGGGCTTGAGGTACGCAACGCCTTCTACATGCCGGGTCAAGAGGTCGAGGTCGAAAACGAGGCGCTTGTCCCCGCCAAATCCGAGCCCGTGGTCTTCATCGACCATTTCACCGGCATCAAGGACGTTACCAGCCAGGACGCCATCGACACCACGATCGACTGGTTCGAGGCGCAGGGCCTCGGCACGGGTCAGGTGAAGTACCGCCTGCGCGACTGGGGCCTCTCCCGTCAGCGCTACTGGGGCTGCCCGATCCCTGTCGTGCATTGCGAGACCTGCGGCGTGGTGCCCGAGAAGAAAGAGAACCTGCCGGTCCAACTCCCCGATGACGTGACCTTCGATGTGCCCGGCAACCCGCTCGACCGGCATCCTACCTGGCGCGACTGTGCCTGCCCCTCCTGCGGTGCGCCCGCCCAGCGCGAGACGGATACGATGGACACCTTCGTCGACAGCTCCTGGTATTTCGCCCGCTTCACCGCCCCGCGTGCCAAAACCCCCACCGATCTGGCCGAGGCCGGGTATTGGATGAACGTGGACCAGTATATCGGCGGGATCGAGCACGCCATCCTGCACCTGCTCTATTCCCGCTTCTTCGCCCGCGCGATGCATATCTGCGGCCACCTGCCGGAGAGCGCGAAAGAGCCGTTTGACGCGCTCTTCACCCAGGGCATGGTCACCCATGAGATCTACCAGACCCGCGATGCCAATGGTCGCCCGGTCTACCACCTCCCCGAAGAGGTGACCGACGGCAAGCTGGCCGATGGCACGGAGGTCGAGATCATCCCCTCCGCCAAGATGTCCAAGTCCAAGAAAAACGTGGTCGACCCGGTCAGCATCATCTCGGCTTACGGCGCCGATACCGCCCGCTGGTTCGTCCTCTCCGACAGCCCGCCCGAACGGGACGTGGAATGGACCGCCGCCGGGGCCGAAGCCGCCTACAAACACCTCTCCCGTGTGCACCGCCTCTGTTCCGAGATCGCGGCCAGCAGCGAGGCGGCCTTGCCCGAGGCCGACGAGCCGCTTCTGCGCGAGATGCACAAATGTATACATGATGTCACCGGCGGTGTCGAAAGCTTCGGCTTCAACGCCGCCATCGCCAAGCTTTACGCCTTCACCAACACGCTGGCCAAATCCAAGGCCGGGGCAGGGGCCAAACGTGAGGCCGCCAAAACCCTCGCGCAACTCATGTCCCCGATGACGCCGCATCTCTCCGAGGAACTCTGGCAGATGCTCGGTGGCGAGGGGCTGATCATCCACGCGCCCTGGCCCGTCGCGGATGAGGCCATGCTCAAGGATGACGCCATCACCCTGCCCATCCAGATCAACGGCAAACGCCGGGCCGAAATCAGCGTACCGGCGGACATGGCCAAGGAGGAGGTTGAAAAACTGGCCCTCAGCCATAATGCTGTGCTCAAGGCGCTGGACGGGGCCCAGCCCAAGAAGGTCATCGTCGTCCCCGGTCGGATCGTGAATGTCGTCGTTTAACCGCCGCCGCTTTCTCCTGCTCTCCGCCCTCGGCCTTGCCGGGTGCGGGTTCACGCCCGCCTACGCGCCCGGTGGGGCCGGAAACCGCCTGCAGGACAGTATCGAGGTCGATGCCCCCTCCGACCGTCCCGGCTATCTGCTCACCCGCCACCTCGAAGACCGGCTGGGCCGCGCAGGGGCCGCGCGCTATGGCCTCAGCTACGCCATTGAGCTCTCCGAGGCGCCGATTGCCATTTCGGCCAATAACGTGACCACCCGCTACAACGTGCTGGGCGAGATCACCTATGCCCTGCGCGACCTGACCTCCGGCGCCGTGCTGGCCTCCGGCAAGGTCGACAGTTTCACCTCCTATTCCACCTCGGGCACCACCGTGGCGACCCAGGCCGCCAAACGCGATGCCGAGGCGCGGCTGATGGTGGTTCTGGGCGATCAGATCGTCACCCGCCTTCTGGCCGCCTCGCCCGACCTGCCCGCATGAAGCTCAGCCCCCGTGACGCCCCGGGCTATTTCGCCCGTCCCGAGCCTGACCGCACCGGGCTTCTGATCTACGGGGCCGACGCGATGCGCGTGGCGCTCAGGCGGCAGGAGGTGATCGCGGCCCTGATCGGCCCCCAGGGCGAGGAGGAAATGCGCCTCACCCGGATCTCCGCCGCCGATCTGCGCAAGGACAAGGCGTTGCTCATGGACGCGGTCAAGGCCGTCGGGTTCTTCCCCGGCCCGCGCGTGGCCTTCGTCGAGGATGCCAACGATACGCTCGCCCCCGTCATCACCGACGCGCTGACCGACTGGCAGCCGGGCGATGCGCAGGTCATCGTCACCGCAGGCACGCTCAAGGCCACGTCGAAGCTGCGCAAACTCTTCGAGGGGCATCCCAATGCCTATGCGGCGGCCATCTATGACGACCCGCCCAGCCGGGCCGAGATCGAGGCCGAACTGAACCGCGCGGGGCTCGCCCGGATCAGCCCCGAGGCCATGACCGACCTGACCGGTCTGTCGCGCGTGCTCGACCCCGGTGATTTCCGGCAGACGATTGAAAAGATTGCGCTTTACAAACTCAGCGACCCCGCGCCGCTGACCTCCGAGGATGTCATCGCCTGCGCCCCCGGCTCGACCGAGGCGGATATGGACGACGTGCTGAATGTGGTGGCCGAGGCCCGCTCTGGCGAAATCGGCCCGCTCATGCGGCGGCTCAAGGCGCAGGGGGTCCAGCCCGTGGGCCTCTGCATCAACGCCACCCGCCATTTCCGCACGCTTTACGCGGCGGCCTCCGATCCGGGCGGGGCGGCGGCGGGGATCGCGCGCGTGCGCCCGCCGGTCTTCGGCCCGCGCCGCGACCGGATGCTGCGCCAGGCCCAGAAATGGGGCGCGCCCAAGCTGGAACAGGCGCTGGGCCTGCTGACCGAAACCGATCTCAAACTGCGCTCCGCCGGGCAATCCGCCCCCGACATGGCCCTCGTGGAACGCGCGCTCATCCGCTTGTCGCGCCTCGCCGCGCGCTGAGCCGTAGGGTGCGTGATCTCACGCACCATTCTCCCGTCTCTCCAGCGGTATCCGCCGGACACTCATCGCCAACACCGCCCAGAGCGCCAGACCGCCCAGCAGGAACCCCAGCAGGATCACCTGCATCTCGCCATAGGCCATTTTGCCCACCGCGTTGCTGCTGCCCGCCGCCCAGAACAGCGCCGCCGCAAAGACGATCCGCCCGACAAAGCTTTTCAGCGACAGGAAAGTCGCGCGCAGATCGTCGCTCAGCTCCGGCTGGATGCGCGCCTGAATGAACGGGGTGGAGAGCGAGCTTGGCACCATCCGCAGGAACAAGAGCGCGATCACCCAGGGCGCATTGCTGGCCGCCAGCGCCCCGATCAGCCCCAGCTGCATCGCCAGCGCCAGCAAAAGCATCGCCGCCAGCCCGATCCGCGCCCTCAGGCCGCCCGCCACCAGCGAGGCCAGCACCGACAGCACCATCATCGTCGCACTCACCACGCCGCTGATCACCGGCGCCTCTCCCGCCAGTCCCTGCCGCTCCAGCGCCTCCAGGATGAAGGGCTGGCCAAAGACGAAAGGCACATGCCCCAGCACATAAAGCCCCACGCTCAGGCCGAACAGCCAGAGCAGCAGCGGCCGCGCAAACCACCCGCGCAAGACCCGCAACTGCGCGCCAAGCGGTTGATATTCCTGCCGGTCCTTTGCGGGCTCGCGCAGCCTGAGCGTCAGCGCCAGCATCCATGCCCCGGCCAGCGCGGTCGCCCAGAACGGCGCGGTCCCGGACCAGCGCGCCATCGCCCCGCCCGCCGCCGCCGACAGGGCAAGTGCTATGAACATGACCCGCCAAATCACCAGTTCCTGCCGCTCCACCTCCGCCGAGCGCCCTTCGGCCCTGAGGCTCTCATATAGGATGGATGACCCGGTGCCCGACCAGAACGCCGTCGCCGCCCCCATCAGCACCTGTGCCGCCGCGAAAACAAGAAAGCCGCCCCCAAGCGCCAGCAACACCGCGCCCGCCGTCGCCGCCGCGGCGCTCGCGATCAGCGTCAGCCGCCGGCCCAGCCGGTCCGACATATAGCCCGACGGCACCTCCAGCACGGTCGCGGCCAGATCATAGACCACATAAAGCAGGATCGCCTCGGCCGCCGATAGCTGCGCCTGGAAATACAGAAACCATACCGCCTGCCAGAACAGCAGCGACTGCGCGAAACTGATCCAGGGCAACAGGGCGATATTGCGGGCCGTACCGGTCGTCTGCATCGGCGGTCAGCTTTCGGGCGGCGCAAACAGCGCCATCATCTCGGCCTCGGTCATCTTGTGCGTGTCTCCCGCAAAGGCATAGCCCTCGGGCTTGCGGTCGATGAAAATCTCCTCGGTCAGTGTGATGCCCGTGGTATCGTCCAGGCTGCCCAGCCCGAAATGATGCTGATCGTGATGCGGGCCCGGTGCGGTGACGCGGTAGAACAGGCTGCTCCCGCAGCGGGCACAGAACCCGCGCTCGGCCCAGGCGGAGGAGGCATAGCGGGCAAGTGTGTCGTCCGACTGGAACGTCACCTTCCCGCCCGGCACCTGCACCCCAAGATAGACCCCGCCCGAAAACTTGCGGCACATGCCGCAATGACAGGCCCCGGTCTGTCCGGGCACATCCCCGAGGGTGAATCGCACAGCCCCGCACAGGCATGATCCGGTCTTGTCCATCTGGCTCTCCTCCGCTTTCCAAACCATAGCGCGACCCTAGCCAGACGTCATGACAGTTTCCGACAGTATCATGCCCCTTGCCATTTGCCGGTGTGCGCGCGACGCTGCCGCCAAACCGTCACCCAAGGAGACCCCCATGTACGAGATAATCGGCACCCGCGCCAGCCGCGCCATCCGGGTGCTCTGGCTGGCCGAAGAGCTGGCGCTGGACTACACCCATATCCCCGCCAAGCCCCGCAGCGACGAGGCCCGCGCCGCCAACCCCTCGGGCAAGATCCCGGCCCTGCGCGAGGGCGACGCGGTGATCACCGACTCGACCGCGATCATGACCTACCTCGCCGACAAACACGGCGCGCTCACCGCCCCTGCGGGCACCATCGCCCGCGCCCGGCAGGACGCCATGACCCAGACCATCCTCGACGATCTCGACGGCGTGCTCTGGACCGCCGCCCGGCACAGCTTCATCCTGCCCGAGGAACACCGCGTGCCCGAGGTCAAGGACAGCCTCAAATGGGAATACGCCCGCAACATCGCCCGTATCGAAGACGGGCTGTCCGGCCCGTTCGTGATGGGCGAGGCGATGAGCGTGCCTGACATCCTGCTCACCCATTGCCTGCGCTGGGCCGGGATGGCTCAGTTCCCCGCCCCGGGCGAGAAGCTGACGGCCTATCAGGAGCGGATGCAGGCGCGCCCGGCCTTTCAGAAGGTCATCGACATGCCGTGACGGCCGCGCCGCGCCGCGGCGGGTGGCCCGGGGCGCAGCCGGCCCGATCAGGCGGATTTTCGCCCAGAATGTCGATTGTACAATTCAGGGGGTCATTTTGTACAATTTGTACAAAATTTCGCGCTCACCCGTGGGTTCTGGCCCAATCCGCCGCGGCGCGCCCGGCCCAGAGCCCGGTGGCAAGACAGGCGGTGATCAGATAGCCGCCCGTCGGCGCCTCCCAGTCCAGCATTTCGCCCGCGGCAAAACTGCCGGGCCGGGTGCGCAGCATCAGGCCCCCGTCAAGCGCGTCAAACCGCAGGCCCCCGGCGGTTGAGATTGCCTGATCCATCGGGGCAGGGCCGGAATGTTTGACCTGCAAGCCCTTGATAACAGGTGATAAATCTTCGGGCAGGGGGCGGGTAAACTCCATCAGCAAGGCCTGCTTTTCGGGCGGCAGTTTCAACGCCTTGCGCAGGTGGTTGCTCAGGCTCTGCTTGCCACGCGGCCGCGCCAGCCGCTCGCGGATCTGCGTTGCGCTAAGATCGGGCAGCAGATCGAGGATCAGCGGCGCACCGTCGCGCACCGCGCGAGACACTTCATACAGCCCGCCGCCCTCCAGCCCCTGCGCCGAAATCACCACCTCGCCCCGCGATTGTAAATCGCCCGCGCGCAGGGTTATGCCTTTGACAGGCTGTCCCAGATGCCGGGCCATATGCTCCGACCAATGGATGCGAATCCCCATATTTGCGGGTTGAAACGGTGCGGTCTGACCGGGCAGATGCTTGGCCCAGACCCCGTCCGACCCCAACCGCGCCCAGCTCGCTCCGCCACAGGCCAGCACCGTGACACGGGGGGTAAGTCGCTGATTTCCCTCAGGTGTTTCGAAGAGAACCGCGCCACCATCCCACCCCGTCCAGCGCCACCGTCGCCTGAGGTCGATGCCGAGCCGCTCCAGATGCGCGAGCCAGGCGCGCAGGAGCGGAGAGGCTTTCATCGCCGTGGGAAAAACCCGCCCAGTGCTGCCGGTGAAGAGCGGCTGCCCCAGCCCTTCGGCCCAGGCCATCACCTCTTGCGGACCAAAGGCTTCGAGCATCGGGCGGAGCGCGGGCACATCTCCATAAGCCTTTATAAACGCTGCTGAATCCTGTGATTTTGTCAGGTTCAGCCCCGATTTTCCGGCCATCAGGAACTTGCGCGCCGGTGACGGTTTCGCCTCAGCCACCAGCACGCTCAGCCCAGCCTCCGCCAGGGCCTCCGCCGCCATCAGACCGGCGGGCCCCGCACCGATGACAAGCGCATCCGTCACGAGGCGGGCGGCTCCTGCCCGTTCAGCCCCACATGATGCACCACGCGCTGCGGGTAGGGGATCTCGATATTGTTGGCTTTCAAGGCGTTCCAGATCGCGAACAGCACCTGCGGCGTATACCGGTTTTTGCCGTCATCGATTCCGTTGACCCAGAATTCCACCGCGAAATCCACGCCGCTGTCACCAAAGCCGCGCAGCTCGCAATCGGGCGGATCAGGCTCTTGCAGGATGAAGGGAAGGGCGCTCACCGCCTCTTCGATCATGTCGGGAATGATATTGATATCAGTATCATAGCTGACCGAAAACGGCGCCTCATAGCGGTTCGCTGTGCCCTGGTCAGAATAGTTGATGACCCGCCCGGTGATGAAATCCTCGTTCGGGACCACGATCCAGCGGCCATCGAATGTCTCAAGGATCATCGCCCGCGCGGTGGTCTTCACGATGGTGCCGGCCTCGCCATCAAGCTCGACGTAGTCGCCCACCGTGGCCTGCCCTTCAAGCAGGAGGATCACGCCCGAGATGAAGTTGGACGCGATCTTTTGCAGGCCGAACCCAAGCCCCACGCCAATCGCGCCACCCAGCACGGCAAGGCTTGTCAGGCTGATTCCCATGATATTCATCAGGATCAGGAACGCCGCGCCGAAAATGGCGATTTCCGCTGCCTTTGCAGCCAGTTGCCGCGTGGCGGGGGGCATCTCGTCCTGTGACTGGATATAGCTGTGGGACTGGTCGTTGGACCAGCGGCCCAGCCAGAAGATCACGCTGCCAAGGGCAACGCCCTGGATCAGCCAGAGCAGGTTGAACGACATGTTGCCCAAGGGCACAATTGTTGTCTCCAGCGCTTCGGCCACCACGTCGAGCAGACCCACGGCATAGAGGGCCGCAACTGGCAACAATATGTATTTGCCCAACAATTTGAGGAACGGATCCTTCAGGATCTGCGTCACGAGGCTGCGCGCGGCGAGGAACAGAAAGACCCGTTTGCCAAAGGCGATCACTGCGCCGGAATCGAACAGAGACCGCACCACCGTCTCGCCAATGGCGGTGAAACCATAGGCCAGCAACGGCAGAAGCAACGGCACGAAGACCAGCACGAACCGCCGCGCCGAGGCAAAGATCGACCGGCTCTCCGCCGCCGGTGTCAGCACCCGCCGCAGCACCGGCTTCAGCGTTCGCGCCAGCAGCCAGGCCAGCAGATACGCCGCCACCAGAAGCGCGAGCTGTGACCATGCCGCCGGGCTCATCGCCCAATCCCTGGCAATCTCCCAGCCCTGCATCGCGTAATCCATGGCCCGCGTTACGATCTCTGGCTGCCCTTCCATCACACACCCCTTGCCGTTTGTGATACACGCCCCATCGTCATGCCCGTCGAACCAGAAAGGTGCAAGCGCTAGTGTCGGATCATCCCCTCTGCCCCCTGTGTGGCCGCGCCATTCCGCCCGAGGCGCGGCAGAGCCAGCATCACCTCACGCCCCGGCTCAAGGGCGGCAAGGGCGGGCCAACCGTCCTGTTGCACCAGATCTGCCATAACGAGATTCACGCCACCCTGACCGAGGCCGAACTGGCGCGCGACTTCAACACGGTCGAGGCCCTGCGCGCGCATCCCCGGCTGCAGAAATTCATCGCCTGGGTGGCCAAGCGCCCGCCTGGCTTTCACTCCAAGACACCGGGCCGGCGGCGCAAGCGCTGAGCCGGTGCTTGACCCGCGCCGATTTCTTCCCATCCTTATCCGAAACGTCCCAGCGAAAGCCTGCCCATGCTCACACGCCGCCAGCTTCTGACCCGGGCCGCAGCCCTGCCGCTTGTCGCCGGGGCAGGGGGCGCTCTGGCTTCGGCGCAAGCGCGCAGTCTGACGGCCGCCGCGACGGCGTTGCAGATCGCCCCGCCCGACTATCCGCGCACGCCGGTCTGGGCCTATAACGGTCAGGTTCCGGGCGAGCAGCTGCGCTATCGGCAGGGCGAGGTTCTGGATGTCCGTTTTGTCAAC
This window harbors:
- a CDS encoding HNH endonuclease, yielding MSDHPLCPLCGRAIPPEARQSQHHLTPRLKGGKGGPTVLLHQICHNEIHATLTEAELARDFNTVEALRAHPRLQKFIAWVAKRPPGFHSKTPGRRRKR
- a CDS encoding mechanosensitive ion channel family protein; translated protein: MEGQPEIVTRAMDYAMQGWEIARDWAMSPAAWSQLALLVAAYLLAWLLARTLKPVLRRVLTPAAESRSIFASARRFVLVFVPLLLPLLAYGFTAIGETVVRSLFDSGAVIAFGKRVFLFLAARSLVTQILKDPFLKLLGKYILLPVAALYAVGLLDVVAEALETTIVPLGNMSFNLLWLIQGVALGSVIFWLGRWSNDQSHSYIQSQDEMPPATRQLAAKAAEIAIFGAAFLILMNIMGISLTSLAVLGGAIGVGLGFGLQKIASNFISGVILLLEGQATVGDYVELDGEAGTIVKTTARAMILETFDGRWIVVPNEDFITGRVINYSDQGTANRYEAPFSVSYDTDINIIPDMIEEAVSALPFILQEPDPPDCELRGFGDSGVDFAVEFWVNGIDDGKNRYTPQVLFAIWNALKANNIEIPYPQRVVHHVGLNGQEPPAS
- a CDS encoding glutathione S-transferase family protein, whose translation is MYEIIGTRASRAIRVLWLAEELALDYTHIPAKPRSDEARAANPSGKIPALREGDAVITDSTAIMTYLADKHGALTAPAGTIARARQDAMTQTILDDLDGVLWTAARHSFILPEEHRVPEVKDSLKWEYARNIARIEDGLSGPFVMGEAMSVPDILLTHCLRWAGMAQFPAPGEKLTAYQERMQARPAFQKVIDMP
- the lptE gene encoding LPS assembly lipoprotein LptE, coding for MSSFNRRRFLLLSALGLAGCGFTPAYAPGGAGNRLQDSIEVDAPSDRPGYLLTRHLEDRLGRAGAARYGLSYAIELSEAPIAISANNVTTRYNVLGEITYALRDLTSGAVLASGKVDSFTSYSTSGTTVATQAAKRDAEARLMVVLGDQIVTRLLAASPDLPA
- a CDS encoding TIGR03862 family flavoprotein — encoded protein: MTDALVIGAGPAGLMAAEALAEAGLSVLVAEAKPSPARKFLMAGKSGLNLTKSQDSAAFIKAYGDVPALRPMLEAFGPQEVMAWAEGLGQPLFTGSTGRVFPTAMKASPLLRAWLAHLERLGIDLRRRWRWTGWDGGAVLFETPEGNQRLTPRVTVLACGGASWARLGSDGVWAKHLPGQTAPFQPANMGIRIHWSEHMARHLGQPVKGITLRAGDLQSRGEVVISAQGLEGGGLYEVSRAVRDGAPLILDLLPDLSATQIRERLARPRGKQSLSNHLRKALKLPPEKQALLMEFTRPLPEDLSPVIKGLQVKHSGPAPMDQAISTAGGLRFDALDGGLMLRTRPGSFAAGEMLDWEAPTGGYLITACLATGLWAGRAAADWARTHG
- a CDS encoding MFS transporter; amino-acid sequence: MQTTGTARNIALLPWISFAQSLLFWQAVWFLYFQAQLSAAEAILLYVVYDLAATVLEVPSGYMSDRLGRRLTLIASAAAATAGAVLLALGGGFLVFAAAQVLMGAATAFWSGTGSSILYESLRAEGRSAEVERQELVIWRVMFIALALSAAAGGAMARWSGTAPFWATALAGAWMLALTLRLREPAKDRQEYQPLGAQLRVLRGWFARPLLLWLFGLSVGLYVLGHVPFVFGQPFILEALERQGLAGEAPVISGVVSATMMVLSVLASLVAGGLRARIGLAAMLLLALAMQLGLIGALAASNAPWVIALLFLRMVPSSLSTPFIQARIQPELSDDLRATFLSLKSFVGRIVFAAALFWAAGSSNAVGKMAYGEMQVILLGFLLGGLALWAVLAMSVRRIPLERRENGA
- a CDS encoding DUF3576 domain-containing protein produces the protein MIFSRLRNTLLVLAGLVVLGACGQNQNIALDPNTGQVASGRESSGAARVQSGGSLFDIFKGGSGEVKVNRFLWTASLEVLNFLPIESADPFTGVISTGYGRPPGGGRAYRATVLISDPALDARSLNVALQTSGGVPVAAGTQRAVEDAILNRARQLRIQAGRY
- a CDS encoding glycosyltransferase, whose product is MKILFIHQNFPGQYKHLAPLLAARGHDCVALTLRVKEPGNWKGVRLVPYALPNRTGQNVHPWIVDLDTKVTRGEACYRAACKMRDDGFTPDLILAHPGWGESMFLRDVWPEARMGLYCELYHLSDYPHLHFDPEFEMPSDTAPLRIRLKNLNNHIHFPLADAGISPTRFQADTFPQPFRDKITVSHDGIDTRTARPDPEVRLSIEGQVDVTREDEVITFINRNLEPYRGYHRFMRALPELLKRRPEAKVLIVGGDDVSYGARPAKGTTWKQIFIDEVRGQISDADWARVHYLGRIPYDQFLRLLQVSRVHVYLTYPFVLSWSLMEAMACEAAIVASDTAPVREVLSDGETGRLVDFFDTGALVETVCELLDDPEQRARLGRAARALMVEQYELNDICLPRQLEWVEALMRMPTNQG
- a CDS encoding GFA family protein — encoded protein: MVWKAEESQMDKTGSCLCGAVRFTLGDVPGQTGACHCGMCRKFSGGVYLGVQVPGGKVTFQSDDTLARYASSAWAERGFCARCGSSLFYRVTAPGPHHDQHHFGLGSLDDTTGITLTEEIFIDRKPEGYAFAGDTHKMTEAEMMALFAPPES
- the holA gene encoding DNA polymerase III subunit delta; the encoded protein is MKLSPRDAPGYFARPEPDRTGLLIYGADAMRVALRRQEVIAALIGPQGEEEMRLTRISAADLRKDKALLMDAVKAVGFFPGPRVAFVEDANDTLAPVITDALTDWQPGDAQVIVTAGTLKATSKLRKLFEGHPNAYAAAIYDDPPSRAEIEAELNRAGLARISPEAMTDLTGLSRVLDPGDFRQTIEKIALYKLSDPAPLTSEDVIACAPGSTEADMDDVLNVVAEARSGEIGPLMRRLKAQGVQPVGLCINATRHFRTLYAAASDPGGAAAGIARVRPPVFGPRRDRMLRQAQKWGAPKLEQALGLLTETDLKLRSAGQSAPDMALVERALIRLSRLAAR
- the leuS gene encoding leucine--tRNA ligase: MQRYTAAEIEAKWQEAWDKAGVFKAERTGDKPKYYVLEMFPYPSGRIHMGHVRNYTMGDVIARHKLATGHNVLHPMGWDAFGMPAENAAMASGGHPKTWTYDNIADMRAQMTPLGLSIDWSREFATCDPEYYGQQQALFLDFLDKGLVYRKNAVVNWDPVDMTVLANEQVIDGKGWRSGADVEKRELTQWFFKISDFSEELLEALDTLDNWPAKVRLMQENWIGKSRGIEIPFQRTDGGEAIVCYSTRPDTMRGASFIAISPEHPVSRALAEDNAELAAFIAETRKMDTTEAAMEKAEKKGIDTGITVQHPVYPDKTLPVWVGNFVLMDYGTGAVFGCPAHDQRDLDFARKYGLEVRNAFYMPGQEVEVENEALVPAKSEPVVFIDHFTGIKDVTSQDAIDTTIDWFEAQGLGTGQVKYRLRDWGLSRQRYWGCPIPVVHCETCGVVPEKKENLPVQLPDDVTFDVPGNPLDRHPTWRDCACPSCGAPAQRETDTMDTFVDSSWYFARFTAPRAKTPTDLAEAGYWMNVDQYIGGIEHAILHLLYSRFFARAMHICGHLPESAKEPFDALFTQGMVTHEIYQTRDANGRPVYHLPEEVTDGKLADGTEVEIIPSAKMSKSKKNVVDPVSIISAYGADTARWFVLSDSPPERDVEWTAAGAEAAYKHLSRVHRLCSEIAASSEAALPEADEPLLREMHKCIHDVTGGVESFGFNAAIAKLYAFTNTLAKSKAGAGAKREAAKTLAQLMSPMTPHLSEELWQMLGGEGLIIHAPWPVADEAMLKDDAITLPIQINGKRRAEISVPADMAKEEVEKLALSHNAVLKALDGAQPKKVIVVPGRIVNVVV